In Phycisphaeraceae bacterium, one DNA window encodes the following:
- a CDS encoding LacI family DNA-binding transcriptional regulator, whose translation MSIVDVAKLAGLSHTTVSRVINHQPGVAADTARKVQQAMRQLGYTPPARRRGPQPRARRNIRTGTIALLMFGTDPAPMAAPVAAAAIHAIEQQLARHDLTLSIAQINADGRIPSAVANGRVDGLILHGHPPDPAIAAKLRRFPTVWIMSPRSRTGYWGDRVCTDNDAIGRLAAEYLVGRGHESIAMLEIEAGHLGFSERAASFKETAEEHGAHIEIVTALPRNDHPAAATFAARRTHIHRLIDNFTHIPDRPSGLFVPLGQATLTVYEGLRARGIEPGNQITVVACDNDPTLAGLNPMIATVDVRPDRIGQLAVEQLLLRMDKPSPYARTVVLVEPSLVTPPIETDLDDNFAESPLTSNTTSTMTVLASSN comes from the coding sequence ATGTCGATCGTGGATGTCGCCAAACTCGCAGGACTCTCGCACACCACCGTGTCACGGGTCATCAACCACCAGCCAGGCGTCGCCGCCGACACGGCCCGCAAAGTCCAGCAGGCCATGCGTCAGCTCGGCTACACGCCCCCCGCTCGACGCCGCGGACCCCAGCCTCGCGCCCGCCGCAACATCCGCACCGGCACCATCGCCCTCCTGATGTTCGGCACCGACCCCGCCCCCATGGCCGCACCCGTCGCCGCCGCCGCCATCCACGCTATCGAACAACAACTCGCTCGCCACGACCTCACCCTCTCCATCGCTCAGATCAACGCCGACGGCCGCATCCCCTCCGCCGTCGCCAACGGCCGCGTCGACGGACTCATCCTCCACGGCCACCCCCCCGACCCCGCCATCGCCGCCAAGCTCCGCCGATTCCCCACCGTCTGGATCATGTCACCCCGCAGCCGCACCGGCTACTGGGGCGACCGCGTCTGCACCGACAACGACGCCATCGGCCGTCTCGCCGCCGAATACCTCGTCGGCAGAGGACACGAATCCATCGCCATGCTCGAGATCGAAGCCGGACACCTCGGCTTCTCCGAGCGCGCCGCCTCCTTCAAAGAAACCGCCGAAGAACACGGCGCCCACATCGAGATCGTCACCGCACTGCCCCGCAACGATCATCCCGCCGCCGCCACCTTCGCCGCACGACGAACCCACATACACCGACTCATCGATAACTTCACCCACATCCCCGACCGACCCTCAGGACTCTTCGTCCCCCTCGGTCAGGCCACCCTCACCGTCTACGAAGGCCTCCGCGCCCGCGGTATCGAGCCCGGCAACCAAATCACCGTCGTCGCCTGCGACAACGACCCGACCCTCGCCGGCCTCAACCCCATGATCGCGACCGTCGATGTCCGGCCCGACCGCATCGGCCAGCTCGCCGTCGAGCAGCTCCTGCTCCGCATGGACAAGCCCTCACCCTATGCCCGTACCGTCGTTCTCGTCGAGCCCTCGCTCGTGACGCCACCCATCGAGACCGACCTCGACGACAACTTCGCCGAGTCTCCCCTGACTTCAAACACAACATCTACCATGACCGTCCTCGCGTCAAGCAACTG